From one Rhopalosiphum padi isolate XX-2018 chromosome 2, ASM2088224v1, whole genome shotgun sequence genomic stretch:
- the LOC132919072 gene encoding LOW QUALITY PROTEIN: testis-specific serine/threonine-protein kinase 2-like (The sequence of the model RefSeq protein was modified relative to this genomic sequence to represent the inferred CDS: inserted 1 base in 1 codon), translated as MGYAANGDLFTYLRNKTMEESQIRSWLVQILYXVVHRDLKCENILLTRNYNVRIADFGFARFVDRGRNPDAGTPCGTITYSSPELLSGQRPYNPVLVDMWAIGVVLFVMANSADPFRDKTKIEMHKKQMIN; from the exons ATGGGGTACGCTGCGAACGGTGACCTTTTTACTTACCTCCGGAATAAGACCATGGAGGAGTCACAAATCCGTTCGTGGCTTGTGCAGATCTTGT GCGTAGTCCACAGGGACCTGAAGTGCGAAAACATTCTACTGACGCGCAATTACAACGTGCGCATCGCCGACTTCGGGTTCGCCAGGTTCGTTGACCGGGGACGTAATCCTGACGCGGGCACGCCGTGCGGCACGATCACCTACTCATCTCCCGAGCTATTGTCAGGACAACGTCCTTATAACCCGGTGCTCGTGGATATGTGGGCAATAGGTGTCGTGCTGTTCGTAATGGCCAACAGCGCAGATCCGTTCCGAGACAAGACTAAAATAGAAATGCATAAGAAACAGATGATTAATtaa
- the LOC132920475 gene encoding protein ecdysoneless yields the protein MDSAVTTVRYEDYVEYFLFVRSDDSEDDAEELVKHINHLNTKALELVDRLSEEYIWHKDRFNLIPRFCPSAELRQSFSDTSDEVLPPHLYGVTHYGDNIEDEWFIVYLLKEITKEYPELVARVVDSDGEFLLIEAAECLPNWANPDNCDQRVYISDGDVHIIPLVSSNSRKSITVSQALEQITKYPTATIATQEVNSAISSRLHGYPGKIKENLHCCHAYLPVGVAYLLKHQPSLIAPAVLAFCHRDMLDIKACQTMKNFSPKDRVMCAVTMTKCLYAMLIQQKYVPEKRTGWDLVEPSDSRHKAQITGIRIACGFEILVSQAKSTVNDTPVDLTYDKRWHHYKSSLADKGYFKNLYEGSNGYKLLEDQAKQYYLSNVDEYLSSPSISQRIKNILDGVTEQELTQLKNSTSDLKPADDEKWLDVSPSDLDRILEQKFGLKNSEQSSASNFASSFTDKIRSFLNQASDINGADFSKNHLSDDSDDSDGEDKPDDNKLSNLLVCGPDVMRPTNDDKDAVNVRYNKKKKKINEKSGVNFEPEKYEAALRSILDFKIPEDNWDESNSSDMDSYGSDCDDTMSGSQAGPSLSSYMAQMDKELASTSLGSSFVKKSKNDTNKLKKTVRIDPTAQCQDSEEDNFSDVEDFEPVDIDVNAFQHILKSYQEQLGLPGPAGNLLGPAGLNLGQDTSK from the exons ATGGACAGCGCAGTAACAACAGTGAGGTATGAAGATTATGTCGAGTATTTTCTATTCGTACGATCGGACGATAGTGAGGATGATGCCGAAGAACTGGTGAAACACATAAACCATTTGAACACTAAGGCATTGGAGTTGGTTGACCGGCTGTCCGAAGAGTATATATGGCATAAGGACAGGTTCAATTTGATACCACGGTTTTGTCCATCAGCTGAACTACGACAGTCATTCTCCGATACTTCAGATG AAGTTTTACCACCACATTTGTATGGTGTAACCCACTATGGTGATAACATTGAGGACGAATGGTTCATTGTATACTTGCTGAAAGAGATCACAAAGGAGTATCCTGAACTGGTTGCTCG TGTCGTAGATTCAGACGGAGAATTTCTATTGATAGAGGCTGCAGAGTGTTTACCAAATTGGGCGAATCCTGACAACTGCGACCAGAGG gtcTACATAAGTGACGGCGATGTTCATATTATCCCGTTAGTTAGTTCAAATAGTAGAAAATCAATTACTGTTTCACAAGCATTGGAACAGATCACCAAGTATCCTACTGCCACTATAGCTACACAAGAAGTCAACTCTGCAATATCATCGCGCTTGCACGG TTACCCaggaaaaattaaagaaaatctCCATTGCTGTCATGCTTATTTACCTGTAGGTGTAGCATACTTATTAAAACATCAACCTAGTCTAATAGCACCAGCTGTTTTAGCATTTTGTCATAGAGATATGTTGGACATTAAAGCATGCCAAACAATgaa AAATTTTTCTCCTAAAGATAGAGTAATGTGTGCTGTGACCATGACCAAATGTTTGTATGCTATGCTTATTCAACAAAAATACGTTCCTGAAAAGAGGACGGGTTGGGATTTAGTTGAACCATCAGATTCGCGCCACAAAGCACAAATTACAGGAATAAGAATC gcTTGTGGATTTGAAATATTAGTCAGTCAAGCAAAATCAACTGTCAATGACACGCCTGTGGATTTGACCTATGACAAACGTTGGCATCATTACAAATCTTCTTTGGCAGACAAaggatattttaaa aatttatatgaaggTTCAAATGGATACAAACTATTAGAAGATCAAGCTAAGCAATATTACCTATCAAATGTAGATGAATATTTATCATCTCCATCAATTAgtcaaagaattaaaaatatcttagatGGTGTTACTGAACAAGAATTAACACAGCTGAAAAATAGTACTTCAGATCTAAAACCAGCTGATGATGAAAAGTGGTTAGATGTATCACCATCCGATTTAGATCGTATTCTTGAACAAAAGTTTGGATTAAAAAATTCTGAACAATCTTCAGCATCAAATTTTGCTTCTTCTTTTACTGATAAGATTAGAAGCTTTTTGAACCAAGCATCTGATATTAATGGAGcagatttttctaaaaatcatCTCAG CGATGATTCAGATGATTCAGATGGTGAAGATAAACCTGATGATAATAAACTTTCTAACTTATTAGTTTGTGGACCAGATGTAATGCGTCCGACAAATGATGATAAAGATGCGGTAAATGTTAGatacaataaaaagaaaaagaaaataaatgaaaaaagtggTGTAAATTTTGAACCTGAAAAATATGAAGCTGCACTCAGAAgtattttag attttaaaattcctgAAGACAATTGGGATGAGTCAAACAGTTCTGACATGGATTCATATGGCAGTGATTGTGATGACACAATGTCag gaaGTCAGGCTGGTCCTAGCCTATCTAGTTATATGGCTCAAATGGATAAAGAACTTGCATCTACATCTTTAGGGagtagttttgtaaaaaaatctaaaaatgataCCAACAAACTAAAA aaaactGTTAGAATAGACCCTACAGCCCAATGTCAAGACAGCGAAGAAGATAATTTCTCAGACGTGGAAGATTTTGAACCTGTTGACATAGATGTTAACGCTTTTCAACACATTCTCAAATCGTATCAAGAACAGCTTGGTTTACCAGGACCTGCTGGCAACCTTTTAGGGCCAGCTGGTCTGAATTTAGGCCAAGATACTTccaaataa
- the LOC132920476 gene encoding solute carrier family 23 member 2-like isoform X2, with translation MGNGIKWEFDRIQSMAVHQRRQSKQKTPTECGHAHSRCRQSKTKSPQYNYFPVMDVIKVAPDHNNTALEMPFDLEDEPENSEPVDDCLAYAINVNPPSYLTPLLAIQNVVTTLSCLIFVYNILAPKLCILPEDPARADLLATAVMVAGFSTGMQTILGVRLPIVQSSGFVYLFCTLPILELPKWQCNSNIDLFTMGPEARTLEWNLRVRNIQGAMIITGIIQMFLGYSGFIGKSLKYITPLTVVPTMCLIGLSVIEKGVFLMSGNWTTAIITLFLLTLFSQYLRKVVISLPVYSSQGGLFRVRLKIFALFSILLSVGIMWILCFYMTNRNIILPTDPINTESKTGVLRNAPMFRLPYPFQWGRPTFSLTSVLAMLPAIFANIVQSVANYYTCARFSNLTKPPKNAVSRGIGIEGISTIFAGILGTGSGVSSSSENVGNIGITQVCSRNVIGLAACIMIFLSTFTKLIALLITLPDPVLGAMTSVLLVLIGAVALSNLQFINLNSLRNMYILGLSIFFGLAIPKYISTVQGNVTNIKNETANDVVIAYLSSGIFIAGFVGFILDNTIPDDDDAMNSNTYQNPGKEFKTPNNTVDDQVYTISDYLFDKINYFLTFFM, from the exons ATGGGGAATGGCATCAAATGGGAGTTCGATAGAATCCAATCGATGGCAGTCCATCAGCGACGACAGAGCAAGCAAAAGACTCCTACGGAATGTGGACATGCGCac TCCAGGTGCAGGCAATCAAAGACGAAATCaccacaatataattattttcctgtCATGGATGTGATCAAAGTGGCACCAGATCACAACAACACTGCATTGGAAATGCCGTTCGATTTGGAGGACGAGCCAGAGAATAGCGAACCCGTCGACGATTGTCTGGCATACGCTATCAACGTAAACCCTCCATCGTACTTAACACCGCTGTTGGCCATACAG AACGTGGTGACCACTTTAAGTTGTTTGATcttcgtgtataatattttggccCCGAAATTGTGCATTTTACCAGAGGATCCGGCACGCGCGGACTTGCTGGCCACGGCTGTCATGGTAGCAGGTTTCAGCACGGGGATGCAGACCATTTTGGGTGTCAG gctCCCGATTGTGCAGTCTAGTGGATTCGTGTATCTGTTCTGCACGCTACCCATATTGGAACTGCCTAAATGGCAATGTAATAGCAACATTGATCTGTTCACGATGGGTCCCGAAGCCCGGACGTTAGAATGGAATCTACGCGTTCGTAATATTCAAGGCGCTATGATCATCACCGGTATCATTCAAATGTTTTTGGGCTATTCTG GATTTATCGGGAAATCACTGAAGTACATTACGCCGCTGACCGTAGTGCCGACCATGTGCCTCATAGGGCTGTCGGTCATCGAAAAAGGAGTGTTTCTAATGTCGGGAAATTGGACCACGGCCatcat aactctatttttattgacattattcTCACAATATTTGCGAAAAGTCGTAATTTCCTTGCCAGTCTACTCGTCTCAAGGTGGACTGTTCAGAGTTCGGTTGAAAATTTTCGCACTGTTTTCG ATATTACTCAGCGTGGGCATCATGTGGATTTTGTGTTTTTACATGACtaacagaaatattatattgccaACAGACCCGATAAACACCGAATCAAAGACTGGAGTATTGCGCAACGCACCGATGTTCCGATTACCTTAtcctt TTCAATGGGGTCGACCGACATTTAGCTTGACATCGGTATTAGCCATGCTACCCGCGATTTTCGCTAACATCGTACAGTCAGTAGCTAACTATTACACGTGTGCAAGATTTTCCA ATTTAACAAAGCCTCCTAAGAATGCGGTAAGTCGTGGTATCGGCATCGAAGGCATTAGTACAATTTTTGCCGGTATCTTGGGTACAGGTTCTGGCGTTAGCTCGTCCAGCGAAAATGTGGGAAATATCGGCATCACCCAA GTGTGCAGTAGAAACGTAATCGGACTCGCAGCATGCATAATGATCTTCTTGTCCACGTTTACGAAGCTGATTGCACTGTTGATTACTCTGCCAGATCCAGTACTTGGTGCTATGACGTCCGTGCTACTTGTGTTGATCGGAGCCGTAG CGCTATCTAATCTACAGTTCATAAATCTCAACTCGTTAAGGAACATGTATATTCTCGGattgtcaatattttttggattg GCGATTCCAAAGTACATCTCAACCGTACAAGGTAATGTCACCAACATCAAAAATGAAACTGCCAACGATGTAGTTATTGCGTATCTATCCTCTGGAATATTTATCGCCGGATTCGttggttttattttagataacacAATtccag ACGACGACGATGCGATGAACAGTAACACGTACCAGAATCCCGGTAAAGAATTTAAGACTCCCAATAATACCGTGGACGACCAAGTTTATACGATTTCAGATTATCTcttcgataaaattaattattttttaacatttttcatgtaa
- the LOC132920476 gene encoding solute carrier family 23 member 2-like isoform X3, which yields MDVIKVAPDHNNTALEMPFDLEDEPENSEPVDDCLAYAINVNPPSYLTPLLAIQNVVTTLSCLIFVYNILAPKLCILPEDPARADLLATAVMVAGFSTGMQTILGVRLPIVQSSGFVYLFCTLPILELPKWQCNSNIDLFTMGPEARTLEWNLRVRNIQGAMIITGIIQMFLGYSGFIGKSLKYITPLTVVPTMCLIGLSVIEKGVFLMSGNWTTAIITLFLLTLFSQYLRKVVISLPVYSSQGGLFRVRLKIFALFSILLSVGIMWILCFYMTNRNIILPTDPINTESKTGVLRNAPMFRLPYPFQWGRPTFSLTSVLAMLPAIFANIVQSVANYYTCARFSNLTKPPKNAVSRGIGIEGISTIFAGILGTGSGVSSSSENVGNIGITQVCSRNVIGLAACIMIFLSTFTKLIALLITLPDPVLGAMTSVLLVLIGAVALSNLQFINLNSLRNMYILGLSIFFGLAIPKYISTVQGNVTNIKNETANDVVIAYLSSGIFIAGFVGFILDNTIPVDDDDAMNSNTYQNPGKEFKTPNNTVDDQVYTISDYLFDKINYFLTFFM from the exons ATGGATGTGATCAAAGTGGCACCAGATCACAACAACACTGCATTGGAAATGCCGTTCGATTTGGAGGACGAGCCAGAGAATAGCGAACCCGTCGACGATTGTCTGGCATACGCTATCAACGTAAACCCTCCATCGTACTTAACACCGCTGTTGGCCATACAG AACGTGGTGACCACTTTAAGTTGTTTGATcttcgtgtataatattttggccCCGAAATTGTGCATTTTACCAGAGGATCCGGCACGCGCGGACTTGCTGGCCACGGCTGTCATGGTAGCAGGTTTCAGCACGGGGATGCAGACCATTTTGGGTGTCAG gctCCCGATTGTGCAGTCTAGTGGATTCGTGTATCTGTTCTGCACGCTACCCATATTGGAACTGCCTAAATGGCAATGTAATAGCAACATTGATCTGTTCACGATGGGTCCCGAAGCCCGGACGTTAGAATGGAATCTACGCGTTCGTAATATTCAAGGCGCTATGATCATCACCGGTATCATTCAAATGTTTTTGGGCTATTCTG GATTTATCGGGAAATCACTGAAGTACATTACGCCGCTGACCGTAGTGCCGACCATGTGCCTCATAGGGCTGTCGGTCATCGAAAAAGGAGTGTTTCTAATGTCGGGAAATTGGACCACGGCCatcat aactctatttttattgacattattcTCACAATATTTGCGAAAAGTCGTAATTTCCTTGCCAGTCTACTCGTCTCAAGGTGGACTGTTCAGAGTTCGGTTGAAAATTTTCGCACTGTTTTCG ATATTACTCAGCGTGGGCATCATGTGGATTTTGTGTTTTTACATGACtaacagaaatattatattgccaACAGACCCGATAAACACCGAATCAAAGACTGGAGTATTGCGCAACGCACCGATGTTCCGATTACCTTAtcctt TTCAATGGGGTCGACCGACATTTAGCTTGACATCGGTATTAGCCATGCTACCCGCGATTTTCGCTAACATCGTACAGTCAGTAGCTAACTATTACACGTGTGCAAGATTTTCCA ATTTAACAAAGCCTCCTAAGAATGCGGTAAGTCGTGGTATCGGCATCGAAGGCATTAGTACAATTTTTGCCGGTATCTTGGGTACAGGTTCTGGCGTTAGCTCGTCCAGCGAAAATGTGGGAAATATCGGCATCACCCAA GTGTGCAGTAGAAACGTAATCGGACTCGCAGCATGCATAATGATCTTCTTGTCCACGTTTACGAAGCTGATTGCACTGTTGATTACTCTGCCAGATCCAGTACTTGGTGCTATGACGTCCGTGCTACTTGTGTTGATCGGAGCCGTAG CGCTATCTAATCTACAGTTCATAAATCTCAACTCGTTAAGGAACATGTATATTCTCGGattgtcaatattttttggattg GCGATTCCAAAGTACATCTCAACCGTACAAGGTAATGTCACCAACATCAAAAATGAAACTGCCAACGATGTAGTTATTGCGTATCTATCCTCTGGAATATTTATCGCCGGATTCGttggttttattttagataacacAATtccag TAGACGACGACGATGCGATGAACAGTAACACGTACCAGAATCCCGGTAAAGAATTTAAGACTCCCAATAATACCGTGGACGACCAAGTTTATACGATTTCAGATTATCTcttcgataaaattaattattttttaacatttttcatgtaa
- the LOC132920476 gene encoding solute carrier family 23 member 2-like isoform X1, with protein MGNGIKWEFDRIQSMAVHQRRQSKQKTPTECGHAHSRCRQSKTKSPQYNYFPVMDVIKVAPDHNNTALEMPFDLEDEPENSEPVDDCLAYAINVNPPSYLTPLLAIQNVVTTLSCLIFVYNILAPKLCILPEDPARADLLATAVMVAGFSTGMQTILGVRLPIVQSSGFVYLFCTLPILELPKWQCNSNIDLFTMGPEARTLEWNLRVRNIQGAMIITGIIQMFLGYSGFIGKSLKYITPLTVVPTMCLIGLSVIEKGVFLMSGNWTTAIITLFLLTLFSQYLRKVVISLPVYSSQGGLFRVRLKIFALFSILLSVGIMWILCFYMTNRNIILPTDPINTESKTGVLRNAPMFRLPYPFQWGRPTFSLTSVLAMLPAIFANIVQSVANYYTCARFSNLTKPPKNAVSRGIGIEGISTIFAGILGTGSGVSSSSENVGNIGITQVCSRNVIGLAACIMIFLSTFTKLIALLITLPDPVLGAMTSVLLVLIGAVALSNLQFINLNSLRNMYILGLSIFFGLAIPKYISTVQGNVTNIKNETANDVVIAYLSSGIFIAGFVGFILDNTIPVDDDDAMNSNTYQNPGKEFKTPNNTVDDQVYTISDYLFDKINYFLTFFM; from the exons ATGGGGAATGGCATCAAATGGGAGTTCGATAGAATCCAATCGATGGCAGTCCATCAGCGACGACAGAGCAAGCAAAAGACTCCTACGGAATGTGGACATGCGCac TCCAGGTGCAGGCAATCAAAGACGAAATCaccacaatataattattttcctgtCATGGATGTGATCAAAGTGGCACCAGATCACAACAACACTGCATTGGAAATGCCGTTCGATTTGGAGGACGAGCCAGAGAATAGCGAACCCGTCGACGATTGTCTGGCATACGCTATCAACGTAAACCCTCCATCGTACTTAACACCGCTGTTGGCCATACAG AACGTGGTGACCACTTTAAGTTGTTTGATcttcgtgtataatattttggccCCGAAATTGTGCATTTTACCAGAGGATCCGGCACGCGCGGACTTGCTGGCCACGGCTGTCATGGTAGCAGGTTTCAGCACGGGGATGCAGACCATTTTGGGTGTCAG gctCCCGATTGTGCAGTCTAGTGGATTCGTGTATCTGTTCTGCACGCTACCCATATTGGAACTGCCTAAATGGCAATGTAATAGCAACATTGATCTGTTCACGATGGGTCCCGAAGCCCGGACGTTAGAATGGAATCTACGCGTTCGTAATATTCAAGGCGCTATGATCATCACCGGTATCATTCAAATGTTTTTGGGCTATTCTG GATTTATCGGGAAATCACTGAAGTACATTACGCCGCTGACCGTAGTGCCGACCATGTGCCTCATAGGGCTGTCGGTCATCGAAAAAGGAGTGTTTCTAATGTCGGGAAATTGGACCACGGCCatcat aactctatttttattgacattattcTCACAATATTTGCGAAAAGTCGTAATTTCCTTGCCAGTCTACTCGTCTCAAGGTGGACTGTTCAGAGTTCGGTTGAAAATTTTCGCACTGTTTTCG ATATTACTCAGCGTGGGCATCATGTGGATTTTGTGTTTTTACATGACtaacagaaatattatattgccaACAGACCCGATAAACACCGAATCAAAGACTGGAGTATTGCGCAACGCACCGATGTTCCGATTACCTTAtcctt TTCAATGGGGTCGACCGACATTTAGCTTGACATCGGTATTAGCCATGCTACCCGCGATTTTCGCTAACATCGTACAGTCAGTAGCTAACTATTACACGTGTGCAAGATTTTCCA ATTTAACAAAGCCTCCTAAGAATGCGGTAAGTCGTGGTATCGGCATCGAAGGCATTAGTACAATTTTTGCCGGTATCTTGGGTACAGGTTCTGGCGTTAGCTCGTCCAGCGAAAATGTGGGAAATATCGGCATCACCCAA GTGTGCAGTAGAAACGTAATCGGACTCGCAGCATGCATAATGATCTTCTTGTCCACGTTTACGAAGCTGATTGCACTGTTGATTACTCTGCCAGATCCAGTACTTGGTGCTATGACGTCCGTGCTACTTGTGTTGATCGGAGCCGTAG CGCTATCTAATCTACAGTTCATAAATCTCAACTCGTTAAGGAACATGTATATTCTCGGattgtcaatattttttggattg GCGATTCCAAAGTACATCTCAACCGTACAAGGTAATGTCACCAACATCAAAAATGAAACTGCCAACGATGTAGTTATTGCGTATCTATCCTCTGGAATATTTATCGCCGGATTCGttggttttattttagataacacAATtccag TAGACGACGACGATGCGATGAACAGTAACACGTACCAGAATCCCGGTAAAGAATTTAAGACTCCCAATAATACCGTGGACGACCAAGTTTATACGATTTCAGATTATCTcttcgataaaattaattattttttaacatttttcatgtaa